The genome window TAGATCCACACAAGCAAGACAATGCTTTAAACTGTGTATCTTGTCACCAAGGCGTTGGACACAAAAGAGGATTTTAAATGAAAGGAGTATTCAATGAATAACAAAGGCATTTTATATAGTGCTATTGGTGCTACTATAGTAGCAATTGCAGGCGTGCTGTGGTTAAACCAAGACATCACAGCTAAAACAAATGATTCAGTAGGCGGAATCATCTCTCAAGAGATTGTAAAACTTGGTGATGAAAATCCTACTTTTGACTATTGGGGAAAGAATTTTCCTGATTATTTAGATATGCATACAGCAGTAGAAAAACAAACACCTAACGCAACAGAATTTGGTGGAAACTTAGCTTACTCAAAATTAATCCGCTATCCACAACTTACTATTCTTTGGGCTGGATATCCATTTAGTATTGACGCAAATGAAGAAAGAGGTCATTTTTGGGTTCAAGTTGATCAAATGGATACTGCTAGAAACAACAAAGATTTCTTAAACGCACACGGTTTTGCGGGATTTGGCGGTCAGCCAACAGCATGTATAAATTGCCATAGCGGATGGACTCCTTGGCTTTTAAAAAATACAGCAAAAGAAGATTGGGTTGCATTTAACTCTGCAAAATATTGGACTATGATTAAAACCATTCCTGCGGTAAATGGCGCTAAAGAAAATTCACCTGAACATAGTGGGCCACATGGTGGGAAAAGAATGGGTGTTACTTGCGCAGACTGTCACAATCCTACAGATATGAGTTTAAGACTTACAAGACCAGCTTTAATCAATGCGCTCATTTCAAGAGGTTATGAAGCAGATGAAAAACAAGGTGTGAAAGCTTCAAGAAGCGAGATGAGAACTCTTGTATGCTCTCAATGTCACGTTGAATACTACTTTAAACCAACCGGTACTAAAGTAAAAACTATCGGCGAAAGTATAGCCAATGATAGTTCTAAAAAATGGTGGAATGGCACTCAAAAAACCTATGATGAGTTTGATTCTTGGAGAGATGGAAACCAAGCAACTCAAATCGAAGTAGATGGAATAGAACTAGCATTTCCTTGGAGTGAGTGGAAAAAAGGTGAACCATTTAGAATAGAAATGTTTGATGATTATTATGAAAAAAATAGAGAAAATTTCCCAAGTGATTGGATTCATAAAATCACTAAAGCACCTATGCTAAAAATTCAGCACCCAGAAAGCGAACTTTATAGCGGTGGCGTACATGCTGCAAATGGTGTAAGTTGTGCAGATTGTCACATGCCTTATATCAGAAAAGGCGCAAAAAAAGTGACTAATCACAATATCACATCGCCACTAGTTGACATTAACTCAGCTTGTAAAACTTGCCATACACAAAGTGAGGGTTATTTAGCTAAACAAGTTAAAGATATCCAAAATTCAGTAGCACACGATTTAAGAACAGCTGAATACTCTTTAGTAAGTTTAATCAAAGATGTAGAAGTCATTCGTACAGAACTTGGCAAAATGCCTAAATTCCAAACCGATGGTAAGGCAGATGATGCTAAAATTTCAGCCGAATTAAAAGAAGTATTAGAGCTTCACAGAAAATCTCAAATAAGAGCAGACTTTGTTGGTGCAGAAAATTCAACAGGTTTCCATAATCCTAGAGAAGCTTCAAGAATGCTTTTACAGTCAGTTGATATGTCAAGACAAGGACAAGTAAAACTAGTAGAAATTGCAGCTAAGAACGGTATTAAAGATTTCAAAACTTCAAATTTAGGTTTTGAAGATATCCAAAAATTTAACCCAGGTGAAATTCGCTATAAAATAGACTTAAATGGCAATAAAGCTGGAGATCGCTACTATAAACACCAAGAAGTAAATGGCAACCCACCTGCAAAACTTCTTGAAGATGATAAAAATCTAAAACCTTATAACTATAAAGCAATAGATTAATCACCTAAGCCCTCTTTTAGAGGGCTTAAGATTTTACCAAACTTACATCTTCGCCTTTTAAAATTTGATTCATAGTATTCATCGCACACATTTTTCCACACATTGAGCAAGAATTAAGCTCTTCAGGCCTTCTTTCATTAAACATTCTTTTTGCTTTTTCTCCATCGATTGCTAATTTAAACATTTTCTCCCAATCAATATCTTGTCTAGCTTTACTCATTGCATCATCTATTTTTCTTTCTTTTGGCAACTTTGCAATATCTCCTGCGTGGGCTGCAATTTTAGTAGCAACTATACCATCTCTTACATCTTCTAAATTTGGGAGTCTTAAATGCTCAGCAGGTGTAACATAGCAAAGTATATCCGCACCAGCTGCAGCAGCCACAGCCCCGCCAATAGCCCCGCTGATGTGATCATACCCAGCGCCTATATCTGTTACTAAAGGCCCTAAAACATAAAATGGCGCGCCATGGCATATTCTTTTTTCTAATTGCATATTTGCTTCTATTTCATTAATAGCCATATGACCAGGCCCTTCTATCATCACTTGGACATCTTGCTCCCATGCTCTTTTGGTAAGCAATGAAAGCTCTATTAATTCAGCAATTTGTGCTCCATCACTTGCATCATGTGTACAGCCAGGTCTTAAAGCATCACCTAAAGAAAGCGTCACATCAAATTCTTTACAAATAGCAAGCAAATCATCAAAATACTCATAAAATGGATTTTCAGCATTGTTCATTTGCATCCAAGCATAAAGAACTGAACCTCCTCTTGAAACTATATTGGTAATCCTATGGCATTCTTTAAACACCCTAGCTGCTTGAGAGTTAATCCCTGCGTGAATAGTCATAAAATCAACCCCGCTCTTAGCGTGATGATATACCACATCTAAAAAATCCTTTGCTTTAATATCTTTTAAATCTTTCTCTAAAAAACCTACCGCATCATACACTGGCACAGTTCCTATCATGGCTTTTGAAGTAGCAATCAACTCATCTCTAAAACGACTAGTTTTACCATAATTACTCAAATCCATAATAGCTTCAATATTAAACTTATGAGCCAACTCTACCTTTTTCATTTCTTCACTATAATCTACACAGTCATTTGAAACACCTAGATTAACATTTACTTTAGTTTTAAGCCCAAAACCAATACCATTTGGATCTAATGCTTTGTGATTAATATTAGCAGGAATGATAATCTTTCCGCATGCAATATTTTCAAGCAAAAAAACTTCACTTACTTGTTCTTTTTGCGCCACAATCTGCATTTGTTTTGTGAAAATTCCTTCTTTTGCATAAGACATTTGAGTTTTCATTGAAATTTATCCTTAAAATAAAATTTGGATAAATGAAGGGTATGTGAGTAGTTGATAAATTATCCCAACGCTAGCATTACCTAGTTCTGGTGCGGTCTAAGCTTTTAGCTTACTCTCAGCCTGTATCACAAGCTCCCGTCATTTATGCAAAAAGCAGTATAACAACAAATCCAAAATAAATTTTATTTTTTACATTGATTTTTTGCTTGCTTGCTAAAATGTAACAATTCTTCAGAGCTTTTAATATAAAAAGGAATTTTTTTAAGACAGTATTTTAAAATTTCACTCGCGGCCAAAGCATCACTTAAGGCTCTATGATGTTTACTTTCAATGCACAATAATTCTTTTAGCGCATCAAGGCCATATTTAGGACTTTCAATACATTTTTTAGCTAAATCAATTGTACATAATCTTCTATTTAAAAGCACACCAAGGTCGTTTTCACACATAGCCTTAGATATAAAATGATAATCAAAACGTACATTATGTGCAACAAAAATACTATCTTTTAAAAACAACTTAAAATCATTCAACACAGATTTTAAACTAGGAGCATTTTCAACCATATCCAAACTAATCCCGGTTAACTCGGTAATGTTTTCAGGTATAAATTCAACCTTAATAAAACTTTCAAATCTATCAATTTCTTTAAAATTTTGAATTTTTACCGCTCCAATTTCTAAAATTTGACCGCTTTTTATCCCACCTGTACTTTCAATATCTACCACGCAAAATATTTCATTTTTGATTTTTGTATTTTTTGTTTTCAAACACAGACAATTTTGCGCATTAAGTTCCACCCCTAATCCTAAAAGCTCAAAAAGATATAAATCAAAATCATAGTGTTTTAATTCTTCTATTTTCTCAAGTTCTTTTAAAACCCAAGGAAAAGGTTTGTTTTCTTTGCTTAACTTGATGATTAAATCATCGATTTGCTGTTGACTCAAAATTCAAGCTTTAAAGAGTTGATTGCTGTTTTTTTATCTTGTGAAGAAAAAATATAACTACCAGCGACTAAAATATCCGCTCCTGCTTCATCTAAATCAGGCGCATTTAAACCATTTACCCCACCATCAACTTCTATAAAAACTTTTAAATTTTTTCTATCTATCATTTCTCTTAATTGGCGAATTTTATCATACACTAACGGCAAAAAGCTTTGCCCGCCAAAACCTGGATTAACACTCATTAAAAGCACCATGTCAACAAATTCTAAAATATGCTCTATACTTGAAACAGGAGTGTGTGGATTCAAAACAATTGCAGGATGAATACCGTTTTTTCTTATAAACTCACAAACTCTAATAGGATGATTTTCAGCCTCTGCATGAAAGCTAATAAATTTTGGCTTTATTGGGATAAACAAGTCCACAAAGCTACTTACATTATGCACCATTAAATGCACATCTAAAGGAACAGAAGTGATTTTTGATATATTTTCAACCACACAAGGTCCAAAAGTCAAATTTGGCACAAAATGGCCATCCATTACATCAATATGTAATAAATCAGCCCCTGCTTCACACACTTCCTTAATATCTTTTTCTAAATTTAAAAAATTTGCAGACAATAAACTCGGCGCTACATACATTTTAATATCTCCAATAAAATTAAAAAATAATTTTATCATACTTAATATCAAATTTTCTTTAGGTATTTTTAACAATATTTGAATTTTTTAAGCTTGTTTTAGATATAATGCAAAAAATTATTTTTAT of Campylobacter sp. 2014D-0216 contains these proteins:
- a CDS encoding ammonia-forming cytochrome c nitrite reductase subunit c552, producing MNNKGILYSAIGATIVAIAGVLWLNQDITAKTNDSVGGIISQEIVKLGDENPTFDYWGKNFPDYLDMHTAVEKQTPNATEFGGNLAYSKLIRYPQLTILWAGYPFSIDANEERGHFWVQVDQMDTARNNKDFLNAHGFAGFGGQPTACINCHSGWTPWLLKNTAKEDWVAFNSAKYWTMIKTIPAVNGAKENSPEHSGPHGGKRMGVTCADCHNPTDMSLRLTRPALINALISRGYEADEKQGVKASRSEMRTLVCSQCHVEYYFKPTGTKVKTIGESIANDSSKKWWNGTQKTYDEFDSWRDGNQATQIEVDGIELAFPWSEWKKGEPFRIEMFDDYYEKNRENFPSDWIHKITKAPMLKIQHPESELYSGGVHAANGVSCADCHMPYIRKGAKKVTNHNITSPLVDINSACKTCHTQSEGYLAKQVKDIQNSVAHDLRTAEYSLVSLIKDVEVIRTELGKMPKFQTDGKADDAKISAELKEVLELHRKSQIRADFVGAENSTGFHNPREASRMLLQSVDMSRQGQVKLVEIAAKNGIKDFKTSNLGFEDIQKFNPGEIRYKIDLNGNKAGDRYYKHQEVNGNPPAKLLEDDKNLKPYNYKAID
- the thiC gene encoding phosphomethylpyrimidine synthase ThiC, which produces MKTQMSYAKEGIFTKQMQIVAQKEQVSEVFLLENIACGKIIIPANINHKALDPNGIGFGLKTKVNVNLGVSNDCVDYSEEMKKVELAHKFNIEAIMDLSNYGKTSRFRDELIATSKAMIGTVPVYDAVGFLEKDLKDIKAKDFLDVVYHHAKSGVDFMTIHAGINSQAARVFKECHRITNIVSRGGSVLYAWMQMNNAENPFYEYFDDLLAICKEFDVTLSLGDALRPGCTHDASDGAQIAELIELSLLTKRAWEQDVQVMIEGPGHMAINEIEANMQLEKRICHGAPFYVLGPLVTDIGAGYDHISGAIGGAVAAAAGADILCYVTPAEHLRLPNLEDVRDGIVATKIAAHAGDIAKLPKERKIDDAMSKARQDIDWEKMFKLAIDGEKAKRMFNERRPEELNSCSMCGKMCAMNTMNQILKGEDVSLVKS
- a CDS encoding 3'-5' exonuclease; this encodes MSQQQIDDLIIKLSKENKPFPWVLKELEKIEELKHYDFDLYLFELLGLGVELNAQNCLCLKTKNTKIKNEIFCVVDIESTGGIKSGQILEIGAVKIQNFKEIDRFESFIKVEFIPENITELTGISLDMVENAPSLKSVLNDFKLFLKDSIFVAHNVRFDYHFISKAMCENDLGVLLNRRLCTIDLAKKCIESPKYGLDALKELLCIESKHHRALSDALAASEILKYCLKKIPFYIKSSEELLHFSKQAKNQCKK
- the rpe gene encoding ribulose-phosphate 3-epimerase — translated: MYVAPSLLSANFLNLEKDIKEVCEAGADLLHIDVMDGHFVPNLTFGPCVVENISKITSVPLDVHLMVHNVSSFVDLFIPIKPKFISFHAEAENHPIRVCEFIRKNGIHPAIVLNPHTPVSSIEHILEFVDMVLLMSVNPGFGGQSFLPLVYDKIRQLREMIDRKNLKVFIEVDGGVNGLNAPDLDEAGADILVAGSYIFSSQDKKTAINSLKLEF